A stretch of the Sneathiella limimaris genome encodes the following:
- a CDS encoding type 1 glutamine amidotransferase, which produces MARRKMKILVLDGYPADHRVELAAHRGTLAGELYAARLIECEPDCETHVMYPADENCELPIGQALSGYDGIVWTGSSLTIHDDQDPRVVRQIRFAQAAFEAKVPMFGSCWAAQMAVTAAGGYCALNPNGREFGIARKIELTPAGRGHPMYAGKTNVFDGFTSHQDEITHVPSGATILAANAFTSIQAVDVTYKGGSFWAVQYHPEYDLHEVASLCRWRKQGLTEQGNFASIKEAEGFIGKWQALHEDPKRSDLRWQLGIDDDVLNTDIRYLELRNWLAAKVYPRLN; this is translated from the coding sequence ATGGCGCGCCGGAAAATGAAAATCTTGGTTCTGGATGGATATCCGGCAGACCACCGTGTAGAGCTGGCGGCCCATAGGGGTACGCTCGCTGGTGAATTATATGCAGCCCGGCTGATTGAGTGTGAGCCGGATTGCGAAACACATGTCATGTACCCTGCAGATGAAAACTGTGAGCTACCTATTGGTCAGGCATTGAGCGGTTATGACGGGATCGTCTGGACCGGTTCCAGCCTGACTATTCATGATGATCAGGATCCGCGCGTTGTCCGTCAGATCCGTTTTGCCCAGGCCGCTTTTGAGGCAAAGGTCCCCATGTTCGGAAGCTGCTGGGCAGCGCAAATGGCGGTGACAGCAGCAGGTGGATATTGTGCTTTAAATCCAAATGGCCGTGAGTTTGGGATCGCTCGAAAGATTGAGCTGACACCTGCCGGACGAGGGCATCCCATGTATGCCGGAAAGACAAATGTCTTTGATGGATTTACCAGTCATCAGGATGAGATTACGCATGTCCCAAGCGGTGCAACCATATTGGCCGCAAATGCCTTCACCAGTATTCAGGCTGTTGATGTGACGTATAAAGGCGGAAGTTTCTGGGCGGTACAATATCACCCTGAATATGATTTGCATGAAGTCGCCAGTCTCTGCCGTTGGCGGAAGCAAGGATTGACGGAGCAAGGGAACTTTGCCTCCATCAAAGAGGCCGAAGGCTTTATTGGGAAATGGCAGGCTCTGCACGAAGATCCTAAGCGGTCAGATCTTCGCTGGCAGCTGGGGATTGATGACGACGTCCTGAATACAGATATCCGGTATCTCGAACTTCGAAACTGGCTAGCAGCTAAAGTCTATCCCCGCTTGAACTGA
- a CDS encoding TauD/TfdA dioxygenase family protein has product MGYTTIEVEPMASALGAHVHGVDFSKPLSDEQFQDVHDALVENSVIFFRNQELSPENQLDVARRFGTPEVHPIVEGSNKHPELIEVLKPAGEGASFGTGWHTDNTFFEKPSMITMLYGIETPPVGGDTMWASMEKAYDHLSDGMKELLDGLVAIHSAKVAFDPRKTAEKYEGRHSLKYKYSEAVEEEVEHPLIRTHDVSGRKSIFVNPMFTIRIKGMTEAESAPILKYLYDFSTQPEFACRFRWEDKSIAMWDNRCTQHYAMNDYVQYKRLMRRVTIGGDVRPS; this is encoded by the coding sequence ATGGGATATACAACGATTGAAGTGGAACCAATGGCTAGCGCGCTAGGTGCACATGTCCATGGTGTTGATTTTTCAAAACCCCTTTCCGATGAACAATTTCAGGACGTACATGACGCGTTGGTCGAAAATTCAGTCATTTTCTTCCGCAACCAGGAATTGTCTCCTGAAAATCAGCTGGATGTGGCGCGTCGGTTTGGAACTCCGGAAGTGCATCCAATTGTTGAAGGTTCCAACAAGCATCCAGAATTGATTGAAGTTTTAAAACCGGCCGGCGAAGGCGCTTCCTTCGGGACAGGTTGGCACACAGACAATACTTTCTTTGAAAAGCCGAGCATGATTACGATGCTATACGGTATTGAAACTCCACCTGTTGGTGGCGACACGATGTGGGCTAGTATGGAAAAAGCCTATGATCATCTGTCAGATGGTATGAAAGAATTGCTCGATGGTCTTGTGGCAATTCATTCTGCGAAAGTTGCATTTGATCCTCGGAAAACAGCAGAAAAATATGAAGGGCGTCATTCGCTTAAGTATAAGTATTCGGAGGCCGTCGAGGAAGAAGTCGAGCATCCACTTATCCGTACGCATGATGTCTCTGGCCGGAAAAGTATTTTTGTGAACCCAATGTTCACGATCCGGATCAAAGGCATGACTGAAGCTGAAAGTGCCCCAATTCTGAAGTATCTATACGACTTCTCCACACAGCCTGAATTCGCTTGTCGCTTCCGGTGGGAAGATAAATCGATTGCCATGTGGGATAACCGTTGCACACAGCATTATGCGATGAACGACTATGTTCAATATAAGCGTCTAATGCGTCGGGTCACGATCGGCGGTGATGTCCGTCCAAGCTAA
- a CDS encoding PLP-dependent aminotransferase family protein, whose amino-acid sequence MLFNLDRHSNISIQEQLRTAIVSSILGGQLRAGALLPSTRSLAKKHQISRTTVVLVYEKLVEDGFIVSANRSGFRVSPELPLITASAPLKPDSEKPKTNLDWASRFYLRPSEQRNITKPLNWQSYRYPFVYGQPDPALFPLAQWRECSRQAMSELSMRNWSSDAISEDDPQLVSEIKTKLLPKRGIFAKDDEILITAGAQNGLYLISALLMGGGANVAIEEPGYPDARNIFQINGGNLYPTTLDDQGAILGEAAYQSDYIFLTPSHHAPTTVSMSMERRRAFMDLASREDKIIIEDDFECEMNYLGEDVSALKAEDVDGRVIYLGSLSKSMFPGLRLGYVVADAKLIREMRALRRLMMRHVPSNNQRTTSLFLALGFHDAYVRKLNRVYAKRSKVMARSLEQYLPEMSERPTFGGTSYWLEGYSQLNSHELAERALKESIVIEPGSNHFLEPVGNERFFRLGFSSISEDRIEEGVQILSSLLRK is encoded by the coding sequence ATGCTGTTTAACTTGGATCGGCATTCGAATATCAGTATCCAAGAGCAACTGCGAACTGCCATTGTCTCCTCCATTTTGGGTGGGCAACTCCGCGCTGGTGCTTTGTTGCCCTCCACACGATCCCTTGCAAAGAAACATCAAATCTCCAGAACGACTGTCGTTTTGGTCTATGAGAAACTGGTGGAAGATGGATTTATCGTCTCTGCCAATCGTTCTGGGTTTCGAGTAAGCCCCGAATTGCCTTTGATCACAGCAAGCGCACCTCTCAAGCCGGACAGTGAGAAACCGAAAACCAATCTTGACTGGGCCAGTCGATTTTATTTAAGGCCAAGTGAACAGCGGAATATAACCAAGCCATTAAACTGGCAATCATATCGCTATCCTTTTGTTTACGGGCAACCAGATCCAGCCCTTTTTCCGCTAGCGCAATGGAGAGAATGTTCACGTCAGGCGATGAGCGAGCTTTCCATGCGGAACTGGTCTAGTGATGCGATTTCTGAAGATGATCCCCAACTGGTTAGCGAGATCAAAACCAAGCTTTTACCAAAGCGCGGGATATTTGCAAAAGATGATGAGATCTTGATTACTGCCGGAGCCCAGAACGGCCTATATCTGATCTCAGCCTTGCTGATGGGCGGGGGCGCTAACGTCGCTATTGAAGAACCTGGATATCCAGATGCGAGGAATATCTTTCAAATAAATGGGGGCAATCTCTATCCCACGACTTTGGATGATCAAGGAGCGATCCTTGGGGAGGCCGCCTATCAGTCTGACTACATCTTTTTAACACCCTCTCACCATGCGCCGACAACGGTGAGTATGAGCATGGAGCGACGACGAGCCTTTATGGATCTTGCGTCACGGGAAGACAAAATCATTATTGAGGATGATTTTGAGTGTGAGATGAATTATCTGGGGGAAGACGTCTCCGCCTTGAAGGCAGAAGATGTTGATGGCCGGGTGATATACCTTGGTAGCTTGTCAAAGTCTATGTTCCCGGGTTTGCGCTTGGGGTATGTGGTTGCTGATGCCAAGTTAATAAGGGAGATGAGGGCGTTGCGGCGGTTAATGATGCGCCATGTTCCCAGCAACAATCAGCGGACGACTTCTCTATTTCTCGCTTTGGGGTTTCATGATGCTTATGTCCGTAAACTGAACAGGGTTTACGCAAAACGGTCAAAAGTGATGGCCCGAAGTCTGGAGCAGTATCTTCCTGAGATGAGTGAACGTCCAACTTTTGGGGGGACGAGTTACTGGTTGGAAGGATACTCACAATTAAACTCACATGAGTTAGCTGAGCGTGCCTTAAAGGAAAGTATAGTGATCGAGCCGGGGAGTAATCATTTCCTCGAACCAGTTGGTAATGAGCGGTTTTTTAGGCTTGGTTTCTCGTCAATTTCAGAAGATCGGATTGAGGAAGGAGTTCAAATTTTATCCTCTCTGTTGAGAAAATGA
- a CDS encoding glutamine synthetase family protein, with protein sequence MEPRDVRTIEDAKAIVEERGLEYVKVGVFDVDGVMRGKYLSKSKFYSILEKGFGFCDVVLGWDVEDQLYDRESYTGWKTGYPDATVKVVIDSCREIPMEDNMLLFLLEFGDRAEKVCPRGTLKRMIAKANDMGFAATAACEFEFFLFNETPKSVREKNYKDLENFTPGFFGYSMLRASTESEFYEQLLELCLIMDMPLEGLHTETGPGVLEAAIGYDEALAAADKGALFKTFTKILAQKNELMATFMAKWSPDYPGQSGHIHMSLQKEDGSSAFYEAGKPENMSDAMRHFIGGQQKLMPELLAMVSPTINSYTRLIPGFWAPTEASWGVENRTCALRAIPGNEKSQRVEYRIAAADMNPYLAVAAALGSGLWGIENKIEPTEGIVGSAYDKEFPEELALPRTLGEAAERLKNSAAARELFGDEFVDHYAITRDWEEREFRKAITDWELQRYFEII encoded by the coding sequence ATGGAACCCAGAGACGTAAGAACAATCGAAGACGCAAAAGCTATCGTTGAGGAACGAGGGCTTGAATACGTAAAAGTTGGCGTGTTTGATGTTGACGGCGTTATGCGCGGCAAATATCTCAGCAAATCCAAATTTTATAGCATTCTTGAAAAAGGGTTCGGATTTTGTGACGTAGTTCTAGGCTGGGATGTAGAAGATCAGCTTTATGACAGGGAAAGCTACACAGGTTGGAAAACCGGTTATCCGGACGCCACAGTAAAAGTCGTCATCGATAGCTGCCGCGAAATTCCGATGGAAGATAATATGCTTCTGTTCCTTTTGGAATTTGGAGATCGTGCAGAGAAAGTTTGCCCACGGGGAACATTGAAGCGGATGATTGCGAAAGCCAATGATATGGGTTTTGCGGCAACGGCAGCCTGTGAGTTTGAATTTTTCCTATTCAATGAAACACCGAAATCTGTTCGTGAAAAGAACTACAAGGATCTTGAAAATTTCACGCCTGGTTTCTTTGGCTATTCCATGCTCCGGGCTTCAACAGAGTCAGAATTTTATGAGCAGCTTCTGGAACTTTGCCTGATAATGGATATGCCACTGGAAGGTCTGCACACAGAAACAGGTCCTGGAGTCCTGGAAGCAGCAATTGGCTATGATGAAGCTTTGGCAGCTGCTGACAAAGGCGCACTTTTTAAGACTTTCACCAAAATTCTGGCGCAAAAGAATGAATTGATGGCGACCTTTATGGCCAAGTGGTCCCCGGATTATCCAGGGCAAAGTGGTCATATTCATATGTCCCTGCAAAAGGAAGATGGCTCCAGTGCGTTTTACGAAGCAGGTAAGCCAGAAAACATGAGCGATGCCATGCGCCATTTCATTGGTGGCCAACAAAAACTTATGCCTGAACTTCTGGCTATGGTTTCGCCAACGATTAATAGTTACACCCGTCTCATTCCAGGTTTTTGGGCACCAACAGAAGCAAGTTGGGGTGTTGAAAACCGGACTTGTGCCTTGCGCGCTATTCCAGGTAATGAAAAATCCCAGCGCGTTGAGTATCGGATAGCTGCAGCGGATATGAACCCTTATCTAGCTGTAGCAGCTGCTTTGGGATCTGGCCTTTGGGGAATTGAAAATAAGATTGAGCCGACAGAAGGTATTGTGGGCAGTGCCTATGATAAGGAATTCCCAGAAGAGCTTGCCTTGCCAAGAACTTTGGGCGAAGCGGCTGAGCGGCTCAAAAATTCTGCGGCGGCAAGAGAGCTGTTCGGCGATGAATTTGTTGATCATTACGCCATCACTCGTGATTGGGAAGAGCGGGAATTTCGAAAAGCAATTACCGATTGGGAGCTACAGCGGTATTTCGAGATTATCTGA
- a CDS encoding ATP-binding protein, with product MLENYLITAQSRLKNRIRELVFPVSLFVILACSVLVYAIVKSAETQDRVEIDTSIDLVSALLKNQENHLRDIVFDHTYWDAAVINLVLKPNKSWADDNTGVYLTDYHELSGSYVVDRDGKTTYAAEDGEAVDTQIEDRFPGISSFLNIVKSGFQPEVSESVGSVFMKDADGAVHLVVGAVLQSDYVDLSDDEGDKATALQNMLILSKAIKGPFLIELSEQFNIPELTIRNEVEEPKEKFGYLPINGSDGRILGWLEWKPTLHTEELVNSVFKNVSLILVGLLLLTLFIGYKAVKLTRELDSGINEYKAERKTLLEYERAISELGRGESLYEMSIDLAFEQIAGSAVRNLLVDQVGVWELIEEPRQMVCMSVYGQTTHAQQKGVGIPLTDFPELETVFEERRGYTTSNILEDTLLKKAAELWLGSSDPVSVHLVPVFRRGVVEGFVHFASWNPDFDWSEEKRRFARSLVNMIALILDTHAQKEVELELRRAKNMAEKANIAKTEFLANMSHELRTPLNAIIGFSDIIKQNIFGPVGSQKYVDYVEDINVSARHLLSLINEILDVAKTESGTYRIYPEPLELVSELQTCRRLVEGRFPGKSIEVTIIPDPDLKIVEVDPKSFRQVILNIMTNAAKFTKLDCKIDVTIEAAGDVFTLRIVDNGVGIPEDQIKEIYKPFRQVENAFNKRFEGTGLGLAITRALVELHGGTIEIESELDQGTTVIINLPVQCKAVSDQEELTKELPRAVDM from the coding sequence ATGCTTGAAAATTATCTAATTACTGCTCAATCCCGCCTAAAAAATAGAATTAGAGAACTTGTTTTCCCAGTATCCCTATTTGTAATTTTGGCGTGCTCTGTTCTTGTCTACGCAATTGTTAAGAGTGCCGAAACTCAGGATAGGGTCGAGATAGATACCTCTATCGATTTGGTCAGCGCGTTGCTGAAAAATCAGGAAAACCATCTCAGGGATATCGTGTTTGATCACACTTACTGGGACGCTGCAGTCATTAATTTGGTCTTAAAACCAAATAAGAGCTGGGCAGATGATAACACTGGTGTTTATTTAACAGACTATCATGAATTGTCCGGTAGTTATGTCGTCGATCGCGATGGAAAGACAACTTATGCTGCCGAGGATGGTGAAGCTGTCGATACGCAAATCGAAGATCGATTTCCGGGAATAAGCTCCTTCCTCAATATTGTTAAATCTGGTTTTCAGCCTGAAGTTTCCGAGAGCGTTGGTAGTGTATTCATGAAAGACGCGGATGGCGCAGTTCATCTGGTCGTCGGTGCCGTTCTTCAAAGTGATTATGTAGACCTTTCAGATGATGAAGGGGACAAAGCGACAGCGTTGCAAAATATGCTGATCCTGTCGAAGGCTATCAAGGGGCCATTTCTCATAGAACTATCTGAGCAGTTTAATATTCCTGAACTTACAATTAGAAATGAGGTGGAAGAGCCGAAAGAAAAATTCGGGTACCTGCCCATAAATGGATCAGATGGTCGCATTCTAGGGTGGCTTGAGTGGAAACCAACTTTGCACACGGAAGAGCTCGTCAATTCTGTATTTAAGAATGTTTCTCTAATCTTGGTGGGTCTTTTGTTGCTGACCCTTTTTATCGGATACAAGGCTGTCAAACTAACCAGGGAACTCGATTCAGGAATTAATGAGTATAAAGCAGAGCGAAAGACATTGCTCGAATATGAACGTGCAATTTCTGAGTTGGGGCGCGGAGAGTCCTTGTATGAAATGTCGATAGACCTGGCTTTTGAGCAAATTGCGGGGAGTGCCGTAAGGAATTTGCTTGTTGATCAGGTTGGCGTCTGGGAATTGATTGAGGAGCCACGCCAGATGGTTTGCATGTCTGTCTATGGGCAGACTACGCACGCGCAACAAAAAGGAGTTGGAATTCCCCTTACAGATTTCCCAGAATTGGAAACTGTTTTTGAGGAACGCCGCGGATATACTACCAGTAATATTCTAGAAGACACTTTATTGAAAAAAGCTGCAGAATTGTGGCTGGGATCATCAGATCCTGTTTCTGTGCATTTGGTTCCTGTGTTTCGCAGAGGGGTCGTTGAGGGTTTTGTTCATTTTGCCAGCTGGAACCCTGATTTTGATTGGTCAGAAGAAAAAAGAAGGTTTGCGCGAAGCCTGGTGAATATGATCGCTCTGATCCTTGATACACATGCGCAAAAAGAAGTTGAGCTGGAGCTCCGCAGGGCCAAGAATATGGCGGAAAAGGCGAATATTGCGAAGACAGAATTTCTTGCAAATATGAGCCATGAACTTCGAACACCCTTGAATGCGATAATTGGCTTTTCGGATATCATCAAGCAAAACATTTTCGGGCCTGTTGGGTCGCAAAAATATGTGGACTATGTCGAAGATATCAATGTTAGTGCACGGCATCTTCTGAGTTTGATTAACGAAATTTTGGATGTGGCAAAAACGGAATCCGGTACTTATCGGATTTATCCTGAACCTCTTGAATTGGTCAGCGAATTACAGACTTGCAGGCGGCTTGTTGAAGGACGTTTTCCTGGAAAGTCGATTGAGGTAACGATTATTCCTGACCCAGACTTAAAGATTGTCGAGGTCGACCCCAAATCGTTTCGACAGGTTATCCTCAATATCATGACAAATGCAGCCAAATTCACAAAGTTGGATTGCAAGATTGATGTCACTATCGAAGCGGCAGGTGACGTGTTCACGTTGAGGATTGTGGATAATGGTGTTGGCATTCCAGAAGATCAGATCAAAGAAATCTATAAGCCCTTCCGACAGGTTGAAAACGCCTTTAATAAACGATTTGAAGGAACGGGTCTTGGTCTTGCAATTACGCGTGCTCTTGTGGAACTTCACGGGGGAACAATAGAAATTGAAAGTGAATTGGATCAGGGAACGACAGTCATCATCAACCTGCCTGTCCAGTGTAAAGCCGTCTCTGACCAGGAAGAGCTGACAAAAGAGCTGCCGCGTGCCGTCGATATGTGA
- a CDS encoding SDR family oxidoreductase: MSIRFDGRVAIVTGAGNGLGRCHAIELAKRGAKVVVNDLGGSRDGSGASSDAAKAVVAEIEAAGGEAMANGADVTNYDQVAAMVQDAKDKWGSVDILVNNAGVLRDKSFNNVELDDFNFVLNVHLMGSVNCTKAVWPIMREQNYGRIVMTTSSSGLYGNFGQTNYGAAKMGVIGLMNTLVLEGGKYGIRVNALSPCAATRMTEDLMPENLLDLLKPESVTPALLYLVGEDGPNRTIITAGAGTYAKSIIYETGGMWLPEEDQTPEKIAENWDTISDPSTQKEYTSGNDQTQNMLTKAANGLGIKLS, encoded by the coding sequence ATGTCTATTCGTTTTGATGGCCGTGTTGCCATTGTCACGGGCGCTGGTAATGGTCTTGGACGTTGCCACGCGATTGAGCTTGCAAAGCGGGGCGCAAAGGTTGTTGTGAATGATCTGGGCGGAAGCCGTGATGGAAGTGGGGCTTCCAGTGATGCTGCTAAGGCAGTTGTTGCTGAGATCGAAGCTGCTGGTGGTGAGGCGATGGCCAATGGCGCTGACGTTACCAACTATGATCAGGTTGCTGCCATGGTGCAGGACGCCAAGGACAAATGGGGCAGCGTTGATATTTTGGTGAATAATGCTGGAGTGCTCCGCGATAAATCTTTTAACAATGTGGAGCTGGACGATTTTAATTTTGTGCTGAACGTCCATTTGATGGGCAGTGTAAATTGTACCAAAGCTGTTTGGCCGATTATGCGGGAGCAGAATTATGGCCGGATCGTGATGACGACATCCTCAAGCGGCCTTTATGGTAACTTCGGGCAAACCAACTATGGTGCCGCAAAAATGGGCGTCATCGGCCTAATGAACACTCTGGTTCTAGAGGGTGGTAAATATGGCATTCGGGTGAATGCCCTGTCCCCTTGTGCCGCCACTCGGATGACAGAGGATTTGATGCCTGAAAATCTCTTGGATCTATTGAAGCCGGAGTCTGTAACGCCAGCTCTTCTCTATCTTGTCGGTGAGGACGGTCCAAATAGGACAATTATTACTGCAGGCGCAGGCACTTATGCTAAATCCATCATCTATGAAACTGGTGGCATGTGGCTTCCTGAAGAAGATCAGACACCGGAAAAAATTGCAGAAAATTGGGATACGATCTCTGATCCTTCAACCCAAAAGGAATACACAAGTGGCAACGATCAGACGCAGAATATGTTGACGAAAGCTGCAAACGGATTGGGTATTAAACTAAGCTAA
- a CDS encoding aldehyde dehydrogenase family protein — protein MPESLKCYTPVDGSLYLERPYMSSDEIPELIQKAKAAQKEWVQKSVAERAAILTKCVDVFVSKKDKISEELAWQMGRPIRYGAGEVGGFEERARYMIEIAAKALAPVEIEEKENFTRYIKREALGVVFTIAPWNFPYMTAVNSIVPALMAGNAVILKHATQTHLCGETMRDAFVEAGLPADLFQLVVATHDFAADLIKSGGVNFVAFTGSVPGGAAIEAAASGQFIGVGLELGGKDPAYVRADIDPVFAAENLVDGAMFNSGQSCCGIERIYVHEDVYDDFVDAVVKTVNDYKLGSPLDPETTLGPCVNAKAADFVRGQVKDAVAAGAKALIDPANFPADKEGTAYLAPQVVVDVDHSMRIMTEESFGPVVGIMKVSSDEEAIRLMNDSEFGLTASIWTMDEDKAVEIGDQIETGTWFMNRCDYLDPALAWTGVKNSGRGCTLSSVGYESLTRPKSYHLRHTI, from the coding sequence ATGCCTGAGAGTTTGAAATGTTATACGCCTGTTGATGGGAGCCTGTATCTGGAAAGACCTTATATGTCTTCAGATGAGATCCCAGAGTTAATCCAGAAGGCGAAGGCTGCTCAAAAAGAATGGGTTCAAAAATCAGTGGCGGAACGTGCGGCAATCCTGACCAAATGTGTCGACGTGTTTGTGTCCAAAAAAGACAAAATTTCTGAAGAACTGGCTTGGCAGATGGGTCGTCCAATTCGCTACGGCGCTGGAGAGGTCGGCGGTTTTGAAGAGCGGGCTCGATATATGATCGAGATTGCTGCAAAGGCTTTGGCGCCTGTTGAGATCGAAGAAAAAGAGAATTTCACACGTTATATTAAGCGGGAAGCCCTTGGTGTTGTCTTTACAATTGCCCCATGGAATTTCCCTTATATGACTGCTGTAAATTCTATTGTACCCGCGTTGATGGCTGGAAATGCTGTAATCTTAAAGCATGCAACTCAGACGCATCTTTGCGGCGAGACAATGCGCGATGCGTTTGTGGAAGCAGGGCTGCCTGCAGATCTTTTCCAGTTGGTTGTTGCAACACATGATTTCGCAGCTGACTTGATTAAATCTGGCGGTGTCAATTTTGTTGCCTTCACAGGATCTGTTCCTGGTGGCGCAGCCATCGAGGCGGCTGCCTCTGGTCAGTTCATCGGTGTGGGTCTTGAGCTTGGCGGTAAGGATCCGGCATATGTCCGCGCAGATATTGATCCTGTGTTTGCAGCCGAAAATCTTGTGGATGGTGCCATGTTCAATTCTGGTCAGTCCTGCTGTGGGATTGAGCGGATTTATGTTCATGAAGATGTGTATGATGATTTTGTCGACGCGGTAGTGAAGACAGTTAATGACTACAAGCTTGGCTCTCCCCTGGATCCTGAGACTACTCTTGGGCCTTGTGTGAATGCAAAAGCAGCCGATTTTGTTCGTGGCCAGGTAAAGGACGCTGTTGCGGCTGGTGCGAAAGCGCTAATTGATCCAGCGAATTTCCCGGCTGACAAAGAAGGTACAGCTTATCTTGCGCCTCAGGTCGTCGTCGATGTTGATCACAGCATGCGCATTATGACAGAAGAAAGCTTCGGTCCAGTTGTTGGCATCATGAAAGTTTCCTCCGACGAGGAAGCAATCCGGTTGATGAATGACAGTGAGTTTGGTCTGACAGCTTCAATCTGGACGATGGATGAAGATAAAGCCGTTGAAATTGGAGATCAGATTGAAACAGGAACCTGGTTTATGAACCGTTGTGATTATCTGGATCCAGCACTAGCATGGACTGGTGTTAAAAATTCTGGTCGAGGTTGTACATTGTCTTCCGTCGGCTATGAAAGCCTGACACGTCCAAAATCCTATCACTTACGACACACTATTTAA
- a CDS encoding DeoR/GlpR family DNA-binding transcription regulator: MIKQSKRQLEIMKFLQARKSCSVIELAEALDVSDETIRRDIRHLAATGTVEKIHGGVMLPHNSHEPPFMSRLQEQRDEKQRIARRAATLIKDGDTVLIDNGSTSCYVAKELINYRNLTIVTNSTEVARELCSRNNNRVFMAGGEIRSDDSAAYGPTAVEFARQFIVQKAILSMGSVQAKQGYLDFELAEAEFKRAILPQAGQVIVVADHTKYNRPGTVKVADFNQVDILISDQAPPKDLADQLSSTEVLIAD, translated from the coding sequence ATGATTAAACAGTCAAAACGCCAGTTAGAAATCATGAAGTTCCTGCAAGCTCGTAAGTCATGCAGTGTGATCGAACTGGCGGAAGCCTTGGATGTTTCTGACGAAACCATTCGGAGGGATATTCGCCATTTAGCCGCAACAGGAACTGTCGAGAAAATTCATGGCGGTGTAATGCTACCCCATAATTCTCATGAACCACCATTCATGAGCCGACTGCAGGAACAAAGAGACGAAAAACAACGAATTGCAAGGCGAGCTGCAACCCTGATCAAAGACGGCGATACCGTTCTTATCGATAATGGCAGCACATCCTGCTATGTCGCTAAAGAGTTGATCAATTACCGGAACCTCACAATTGTCACGAATTCGACCGAGGTCGCTCGGGAGCTTTGTTCTCGCAACAATAATCGGGTTTTTATGGCTGGTGGCGAAATACGCTCAGATGACAGCGCGGCTTACGGTCCAACGGCAGTTGAATTTGCTCGTCAGTTCATTGTGCAGAAAGCCATTCTATCCATGGGATCAGTGCAAGCTAAGCAAGGCTATCTAGACTTCGAATTGGCTGAAGCTGAATTCAAACGCGCAATCCTCCCGCAAGCTGGTCAGGTGATTGTCGTTGCTGATCACACAAAATACAATCGCCCCGGCACAGTAAAAGTCGCAGATTTCAATCAAGTGGATATCCTGATCTCAGATCAAGCACCTCCGAAGGATCTGGCGGACCAATTAAGTTCAACCGAAGTACTGATTGCTGACTGA
- a CDS encoding TetR/AcrR family transcriptional regulator, producing the protein MTRKTGSSAEKTLAAIRRAGIDRLYKQGFAGMTLRELAADVGIQAGSLYNHFSNKQELLYSILIFVMTELLDELKLSLQSAKDPHSALMAFVECHVIFHCDKRKEVLVSTTELRSLTPENYRRTIEFRDQYEKQLKDILIWGAQENYWQAVDYKIATKLILGMMTSVGVWYRTDGPVDKTGIVKIYQATVDNLLKNEMQSLRMHAL; encoded by the coding sequence GTGACAAGAAAAACAGGATCCAGCGCCGAGAAGACGCTGGCTGCAATACGTCGTGCGGGAATCGACCGCCTATATAAGCAAGGTTTCGCCGGTATGACGTTACGCGAGTTGGCTGCAGATGTAGGGATCCAGGCTGGGTCTTTATACAATCATTTCTCGAATAAGCAGGAATTATTATATAGCATCCTGATATTCGTGATGACCGAGTTGCTGGATGAGCTGAAGTTGTCTTTGCAATCTGCAAAAGATCCTCATTCAGCGTTGATGGCATTCGTTGAGTGCCATGTTATTTTTCATTGCGATAAACGTAAGGAAGTTCTTGTGAGCACGACTGAACTTCGTAGCTTAACACCCGAAAATTACAGGAGAACTATTGAGTTTCGTGATCAATATGAAAAGCAGCTCAAGGATATCCTGATCTGGGGAGCTCAGGAGAATTATTGGCAAGCAGTAGACTATAAAATAGCTACAAAGCTAATCCTTGGAATGATGACGAGTGTGGGCGTTTGGTACCGGACCGATGGTCCCGTTGACAAAACAGGTATTGTCAAAATTTATCAAGCTACGGTTGATAATCTCCTCAAAAATGAAATGCAATCACTGAGAATGCACGCTTTATGA